The sequence ACCACTTAAAGACCAACCAGGAACATCATTCTATTTCCAGGTTAACAATATCCCAGTATTCTGCGGTGGCAGCAACTGGATCCCCGCAGACAACTTCACTCCAAGAATTACCAAGCAAAAATACCAGGACTGGGTTAAGCTTCTGGTCGAAGGCAACCAATCCATGCTGCGTATCTGGGGTGGCGGTGTTTATGAGGATGAGAATCTGCTTGATGCGTGCGACGAAAATGGAATTCTTGTCTGGGTTGACTTTCCGTTTGCTTGTGGAAGCTACCCATGCTGGCCAGAGATGCTGCAATCTATCGATAGAGAGGCCAGAGAAAATGTCAAGATCCTGAGACACCATCCGAGTATTGTCATTTACGCTGGTAATAACGAAGATTACCAGTATCAGGAGAGCGAGGGGCTCACATATGACCCCGAAGATAAAGATCCTCAGAGCTGGCTCAAGACAGATTTCCCCGCTCGCTACATTTACGAGCACCTCCTCGTGCAAGTGTGCAAGGATCTTGTTCCGGAGACATACTATCACTATGGCAGTCCCTGGGGAGGCAAGTCGTCGGGCGATCCAACAGTAGGAGATATTCATCAGTGGAATGTGTGGCACGGCACTCAAGAGAAATATCAGAATTTCAACAAGCTGAGTGGGCGCTTTGTTTCTGAATTTGGCATGCAGGGCTTCCCATCTGTTAAAACTATCGATGCTTACCTGCCAAAGGGCAAAGATGACCCGGATCGACACCCACAGTCCGACATTGTGGATTTCCACAACAAGGCCGATGGCCATGAGCGCCGAATTGCTCTTTATCTCGCAGAGAACATAACCTTTACGACAAGTCCACTAGAACAATATGTCTACTCTACTCAGCTGATGCAGGGAGAGTGCCTGTCATCTGCGTACCGGCTCTGGCGCCGCGAATGGAAAGGGCCCGGACGAGAATACTGCAGCGGAGCTCTTGTGTGGCAGCTGAACGATTGTTGGCCCGTGACATCGTGGGCTCTCTGCGATTACTATTTGCGACCAAAGCTCGCCTACTTTACCGTAAAGCGAGAGCTCAACCCCTATACCGTTGGAATCAAGCGAACTGAACATCGCCATCCCAAGGATAAATATACAAGAGTTGATATCAAAGTAAAGACTAAACTTGAGATTTGGGCTTCCAGCTTTACACTCGATGATGTCAAAGTAGACTGCGTTGTCAAGGGGTGGGATGTGGAGACGGCTGAGGAAGTCTTTAGCAAGACTATCGCGTCAtcacagcagctgctgggtAACCAGAGCACTGAGTTGGCAATCATCGATCTTCCTGTGAAGACTCCTAATGCTGGTCTGGAGGGTCGCACTATTGTAGCGGCATATATCTACCAAGATGGCAAGCTACTTGCTCGATATGTCGACTGGCCGCAGCCGCTTAAGCATGTGCACCTACAACAACCTGAGAGATTGATCGCGAAGCTCTCTCAAGATAACAGCTCGGTCATACTAAGTGCGGACGTACCGGTCAAGGGTGTCGCCCTAGAATGCGACGACGAAGCGGTCAAGTTTGACGACAACCTAATTGATCTCGTGCCGGGCGAAGAAGTTCCGGTCCGTGTGACGGGAGCTACGAAGGATACGGTGATAACGACGAGATACTTGGGGATCTCCAACTAGATTGTATCTCGTTTATTTTTGGACCTTAGTAGTTTAATTGATAGATAGACCGGTATTCAATGAAACCTTTTTAGTGAATCAATCGCTCTTTGATGTGTTTTACGTTATTATTtctgtataaatatatcaATTTGAAGTGATATTCATTGTGTCAGCAGTTGTAAACATTTAACTACATAGTAATATATCCGAGATTTTAGGGGCAGTTGGGCCGTTTCCGCGGACTGAACTTAAGCTCGACTTACTGCTGCACGTTTCCGGATATAGGCCTGGCGTTAGCAAACTCCGGCGACCTGGTGTAAGtctagttattaaaaatcatAGAAACttggttgaagaaggaagatggaaaaaatataaaagctgctTGAAATGAATTTAAACGAATTCTCTGTGAATACTCTCTTCATTCAGAGACAATAAATTGCCTGCTATAAAAAGGCTACAACCCCTACTATCACCGCCTTCCAATAATGGCTTCTGagtcttctcttcctcccacGCATCGCGCTCTTGTGCTGCGCTCGCTCGACTCTCCATTAAAAGTTGAAATCCTTGCAACACCAAAAGCAACTTCAGGAAATG comes from Trichoderma asperellum chromosome 3, complete sequence and encodes:
- the MAN9 gene encoding Beta-mannosidase B (CAZy:GH2), producing MAPRKIIPIDAGWQFRRTDVDDFSFLPVAQFPTNIHLDLLHHNLIPDPFIGKNELDVQWVGEVNAWQYRTSFKTPKIGAQEKAILAFDGLDTFAEVLLNDKKILETDNMFIPERVDVTALLNDTDNQLVITFDSVNVKGWKRVEQHPQHKWGVWNGDASRLGVRKAQYHYGWDWGPTLLTCGPWKPISLEIYESRLADLYSNVTVDESLANAKVVLHAATEGKASKVRFDISLGQTALSETVDATKGDVVTTFNINKPELWYPLRYGKQPLYTITATLLDGSDEVDVVSKRIGIRKVELVQKPLKDQPGTSFYFQVNNIPVFCGGSNWIPADNFTPRITKQKYQDWVKLLVEGNQSMLRIWGGGVYEDENLLDACDENGILVWVDFPFACGSYPCWPEMLQSIDREARENVKILRHHPSIVIYAGNNEDYQYQESEGLTYDPEDKDPQSWLKTDFPARYIYEHLLVQVCKDLVPETYYHYGSPWGGKSSGDPTVGDIHQWNVWHGTQEKYQNFNKLSGRFVSEFGMQGFPSVKTIDAYLPKGKDDPDRHPQSDIVDFHNKADGHERRIALYLAENITFTTSPLEQYVYSTQLMQGECLSSAYRLWRREWKGPGREYCSGALVWQLNDCWPVTSWALCDYYLRPKLAYFTVKRELNPYTVGIKRTEHRHPKDKYTRVDIKVKTKLEIWASSFTLDDVKVDCVVKGWDVETAEEVFSKTIASSQQLLGNQSTELAIIDLPVKTPNAGLEGRTIVAAYIYQDGKLLARYVDWPQPLKHVHLQQPERLIAKLSQDNSSVILSADVPVKGVALECDDEAVKFDDNLIDLVPGEEVPVRVTGATKDTVITTRYLGISN